Proteins found in one Quercus robur chromosome 2, dhQueRobu3.1, whole genome shotgun sequence genomic segment:
- the LOC126696165 gene encoding putative UPF0481 protein At3g02645 encodes MYSELKASESSILISHDQEWVIQISRALEEGLQDNDEGVPVSIFSVPKTLLSFKPEAYIPQLVALGPYHHHRLELLEMERYKLTSAMRLQKKLKEIKFRDLVNQIAESDSCIRACYHRFLEFDQETLSWMLSIDASFLLEYLQTYSTKMEDSLMRITSKMAHLIDHTHRKTAHHAVLRDIIMLENQIPLFLLREVHSFYPREDHDEELATMLIGFCKHLSPIKCINEQNFKEECFTKSHLLELLYYMVAPKLQLVADNSEQEKPKEDKEIGYFQSILKALCYINLAPLRLIIKIFNSKAVKLLVTLPFIIISYICNLKNKSDITNLISSAEAVAEDAQSVSNEMKDESPKVEEIEIPSVTQLLKIGVKFRPSKGGLGTINFDKSSGTFYLPAIHLDGNSEVVLRNLVAYEACIAPDVMVFTRYTELMNGIIDSEEDVKILREAGIILNRLKSDEEVAMLWNGMTKSVRVTKVPILDKAIEAANACYSGCWRNKMTGFMKKYIFGSWPCLTFLAANVLILLSTLQAACSMYNCSKLLATL; translated from the coding sequence ATGTACTCTGAGTTAAAAGCCAGTGAATCATCTATACTTATAAGTCATGACCAAGAATGGGTCATACAGATAAGTCGAGCCCTAGAGGAAGGCCTTCAAGACAATGATGAAGGTGTTCCTGTTAGCATCTTTAGCGTACCCAAAACCCTACTCTCTTTCAAACCGGAAGCATACATTCCACAACTTGTAGCCCTTGGCCCATACCATCACCACCGGCTCGAACTCCTCGAGATGGAACGCTACAAGCTCACTTCAGCAATGAGATTGCAAAAGAAACTCAAAGAAATCAAATTCCGCGACTTGGTTAACCAAATTGCGGAAAGTGATAGCTGCATCCGTGCTTGTTATCATAGGTTCTTGGAATTCGACCAAGAAACACTCTCTTGGATGTTGTCCATTGATGCTTCCTTCTTGTTGGAGTACCTCCAAACCTACTCCACAAAAATGGAAGACTCGCTTATGCGAATAACTTCTAAGATGGCGCATTTGATCGACCACACGCATAGGAAAACGGCACACCATGCAGTGCTAAGGGATATTATTATGCTAGAAAACCAAATCCCTTTATTTTTGCTCAGAGAAGTCCACAGCTTTTATCCCCGTGAAGATCATGACGAAGAATTAGCAACAATGCTAATTGGTTTTTGCAAACATCTGTCGCCCATAAAGTGCATCAATGAGCAAAATTTCAAAGAAGAATGTTTCACCAAATCCCATTTGCTAGAGCTTCTCTACTACATGGTTGCACCAAAATTGCAACTTGTAGCTGATAATTCTGAGCAGGAAAAGCCAAAAGAAGACAAAGAGATTGGCTACTTCCAATCCATCTTGAAAGcactatgttatattaacttgGCCCCGCTCCGCCTTATCATTAAGATTTTCAATTCGAAGGCAGTGAAGCTTTTAGTTACACTGCCATTTATAATCATTTCCTATATATGTAATCTTAAGAACAAGAGTGATATAACCAATCTCATCTCGTCAGCCGAGGCTGTGGCCGAAGATGCGCAAAGCGTATCTAATGAGATGAAAGATGAAAGCCCAAAAGTGGAAGAGATTGAAATTCCTAGCGTGACACAGCTTCTTAAAATTGGTGTTAAATTTCGTCCATCAAAGGGTGGCTTGGGGACTATAAATTTTGACAAGTCTTCAGGTACATTTTACCTTCCAGCTATTCATTTGGATGGCAACTCTGAGGTTGTTTTAAGGAACCTCGTCGCCTATGAGGCATGTATTGCACCGGACGTGATGGTTTTTACACGCTACACAGAATTGATGAATGGAATAATTGATTCTGAGGAGGATGTGAAGATTCTTCGAGAGGCCGGCATCATCTTGAACCGGCTCAAAAGCGATGAAGAAGTAGCAATGCTTTGGAATGGAATGACCAAGTCTGTGAGGGTAACAAAAGTTCCAATTCTAGACAAGGCCATTGAAGCTGCAAATGCTTGTTATTCGGGGTGTTGGAGGAACAAGATGACTGGTTTCATGAAGAAGTATATCTTTGGTTCATGGCCATGTCTTACATTTTTAGCAGCTAACGTTCTAATATTGCTGTCTACTCTGCAGGCTGCTTGTTCTATGTACAATTGTTCCAAATTGTTGGCCACCCTATGA